A region of the Ranitomeya variabilis isolate aRanVar5 chromosome 5, aRanVar5.hap1, whole genome shotgun sequence genome:
ATCATTGAGCTTACTAATATACTCTATTGTAAAAATACACCATGATGTTCATGTTTCTGCTCCTCCTCCTGGTTCCTACATTTCCTAGTTATATACAATCACTGAGATGAGGATATGATATGGAGATTGAAATACAGTCATAGTTCTTATACTCTACATTTTGTAAGGTGCAAGATTTCTCATAATGAAATATTCTTGCAGCTTCTCTCTCACCACCGTTACCAGACAGCTCAGCGCATTGCTGTATTTCTGAATATGGCCGATGAGGTTCAGACTGGAGACATCATACGAGATATATTCCATCAAGGCAAACTGTGTTTCATTCCACGCTACCAGCCTCGCAGCACACACATGGATATGGTGAGGCTCAGCTCAATGGAGGAAATCAACCTGTTGCCAGTAACCACATGGAATATACGGCAGCCCGGACAGGAAGACTACAGAGAGGAGGCATTGACCACTGGTGAGAAAACCTCTGTAAAGTTTTATTTTGTCATTCTGCCAAAATCACATTTAATTTAAAGGAATCCACTATTTCATAACTTAATCAAAACAGGATTGAGACCCCAATGGAGAAATGTTTTTCAAAATTTCTATTCTAATAGCTGATATGTGCGACCTTTATGAAGAAAATGGGGAAATGGATGCATTTAAATGGGAGTTCCCATCTCATCCACAGAGATGATGGTGAAAGCTCCCAATCATAGGCATGAGAAGCCTGGCCGCAGCAACAgatgcctactagtgatgagcgaatatactcgttactcgagatttcctgagcacgctcgggtgtcctcagagtattttttagtgctcggagatttagtttttgtcttcgccgcagctgaatgatttacatctgttagccagcataagtacatttgggggttgcctggttgctagggaatccccacatgtacttatgctctgagttgtagtttcacaaccgCTGGAATGTCACTAGTGTGTGTGTGAAATATTATTACATTATTACAATGCATCTAAAAGACTGGACATTTTTTACATGGGAAAATTTAATTTTTACATAGGTTTGTCCATTGCATCCTTCATTATTTCATTAATTTTTAGACCCCCCCCCCTAATCTGCAGTTTGCAGCCCAATCCAAATTTTTAATGTTTCCCTTGTGTGAgtgtctctcccggtaatataggctggatgcgagaTCCGTGTGTATCCAGGCTGTAGCTCATATCACAGCTTCTATCCTGTAGTTTCCATTTCATGTGCTTTCCTACTTTTCTATAGACTGCTTCCTTTCCCCCGTCCATGCAGCATAGATCTGTGTATAAACCAGTCCTCTCCCTGCCTGCTATCTCTAACACTCCAGCACAGCCAAGTTCACCCTTAGCAAGCTGTCTCATTCCACTCAGCTTATAGGGAGAGACTAATGGCAAGAAACACTTGATAACAACCAAAGTTACAGTGCTAAATAATGTAAAAAGTGCAGCAACTGTTTACATGCAATCAAATTATTACAGGCGGATTGGATCTTGTGCTTGTGCCAGGACTCGGATTTGACTCGGAAGGTCACCGCCTGGGGAGGGGTAAAGGATATTATGACACTTTCTTAGAGCGCTACAGCCGTCACCTTTCGGACAAACCACATACGATCGCTCTGGCATTTCAAGAACAGATTTGCGACTCCATCCCGGTAACAGAATATGATTTTGCAATAGATGAAGTTCTCTCTGCTGGAGACCTGGAGATGCTCAAGAAATGACTGGCCAAAGTTCTCTGCCGTAAGTTGAGAATGTTCCCATCATGACAGCGTCTTATACTTAAATATTTCTTCATCTTTGTGTGAAGATTGTTCCATTTCATTTACTAAGAGAATAAAGCGATGTTTCATATTCTCAAAATCCTTCTTGGTCTCCTCTTTTCTAGTATGGGGATAAGGTTGTGAATACTTTATTCCTGCATGAGTGGCTCAAAATGTGATGTTATTTGCATAGGTGGTTGTCCAGGACTAAAGTATTGATGACATTTCCAAggaatatatgcaaattgcctcttcagggaaaaagaggacttgaagtctatagcgccacctgttggaagtagcgatcctacaagtcacaatcaaccctttaacgagacgtgcaatatgacttaggataaaagccaaatcagtatctcaattcgcagacacggtgtttcgggctgttggccctcgtcagtgcgaagcatgagaactgattgggctaggtgagaggctctggactggggtctaaggggtaacgtttctccttatggagagtgacataccatctctggcttgtcaaggtaaggaggcttattcgccgtgcaatgctcctctgggaaatataatatgcaaattgcctcttcagagaaaaagaggacttaaactctatagcgccaaggAATACATCATCAATAGGTTGATGGGGGTCCAAAACCTCGCACCCCAGCGATAAGCTGTTATCTGCTCTCGCAGTGAATGAATGTAAATTATGTACATAGCCGAAACAGCACAGTCCTATACATGATTCAGTGGATGCTGCAGGTGAGCTCCTATCCAAGTGGGAGCAGATCTGTAGTACCTAGCAGCAGCCAGGAGATGTGCTGTTCCTATAGAACTGAATGggggctgatctgcagtacccaggaatGACCACTACATCGTGTATGGCGCTGTGCTGTACAGCTCTGCCCTGTATGCATCCCCTCGCTGCTGGAGCCGGCATAGCTAATTGATGGCAGTGACAGATATTGGCCCCCCTTTGATCTAAAATTGATGGATATGTCATCAATAATATAGttttggataacctctttaacTGGCGATGAAAATTGCACATGTGGTTTTGCAGTCTTTtgcggcttttaaccccttcatgtcctTGCGATTTTGCGCTTTCCTTTTTTCTTCCCCTTATGCcacgagccataacttttttatttttccatccacatatctgtatgagggcttgtttttctgcgggatgacttgtacttttgaatgacaccattcattttatactctgatgcactggaaagcggggataaaaaaaaaaaatccaagtatgctgaaaaagtgcaactccacaattgttttttagatttttcactgtatggtaaaacatatatacatatataagataccaaacatatattgtttatttttttatttaagtggttaaataaaaaataaaaaaattgtaagaagaaaaaaaatgtagcttttgtcgctattttctgagacttatagcattttcatttttcaggacaTGCAGCTgtgtgacagcttattttttgtgacctgagctgatgtttttattgatatcattttggggtagacatgatgttttgatcgcctcttattgcaaagttgtggtgataaaaaaaaaaacgtaattctggcgttttgattttttttcattacgctgtttaccgatcagattattttatattttgttagatcggagttttgcgaagtcacttattcCAAATAtgcattattttttgttttatttttaatagagCAAAAGGGGATGATTTTATCATTTGTggggttttttactttttttctctcactttttactgtatttaatagtcaacttaggagacttgaagctgtggttgtccgattgcttgtgctacacatagggcTTCAGCTCtactatgtatagcaaaaatcacaatctTCTATGAATGCCGGCCACAAGCCATCGTTCACAGGAGTCTCGTAATGATAGGcagggggtcatcagcagaccatTGGCTGTCATGACAACTCAGCGGCGCCCAGCGATCATGTGACGGGCTCCGTTGGGCAGAAAGAATGACGTGTTTCTGGCCGGCGCATTGTAAATGACGCTGTCAGTGGTTGAAAGtgggatttaactggttaatagccagaaaaaataactatttttgcatcGTTATATTCTGCgagctatacattttttatttatcccATGACTAAGCTGTATTGCTGCTTGTTTTGCTGGACAAGAAGAATTTTTCAGGAATACCATTTATATTTGCGGTACTTTAGACTTttcgatcgcattttattccatttCTTGTtcatgatgaaaaagcattgttttttgccattttttttttttttacagcattctcTGAAGGGTTTAAAAAGTGTGAAAGGTGAGACACAGCGATTCCaattgtgtgtatttttttaaattttttacagaaCTGTACCTATGTTAATGGTTAACATTTTATAAATATTTTTCCTATttttacgttttgttttttttgttgttttttacttttttttacttattccttttatgggactttaacttttattagtcTTACCTCTGGTATAATGTATTGCAATGCACCAGTATTGCAGTGCATTAtatctgtcagtgctgcactgacagaatcCTCTTAGACCATGCTCTAAGCAATAGTAAAAAGTATAGCTAAATTGATGTTACTGTTTAATCTACAGTATAAACAAATAGAATCAAAGAAGAAGGAAGTACAAAGAACCCAATAAAATTGTACATTTTTACTGATATAAATATGAAGTTAAAATAGCAAAAATATTCCATAAAATTCAAAAAAGGGTTCACATGGCAGAGTGACAGCTGAGCAAATAAGTTTTATACATACACCATAGTGGTGACAGGTAGAGCAAATTTATACGATCAATATGGTAAAAAATTAGAATATTACCATGTCCATATTAAACAGTGGgataagccggattacttaccggtaatgctcttttaatgagtccatgacagcacccacatgagagaggggatccgcctataggaacaggaaacctacagtatAAAAAGAGGCGGTCCCCCtcttcctcctcagtttagttttcagAGTACAAGAGGAACCGCAAGGTTTTAGTTCAATTCATATCAGCAAATATTAATGTGTTAAAACACTCTATACAGCCATTATTTGTAAGCTTAAAAGGAAGAAACTGTGTATGATTAGGGAGGGTAGTGAATGGGTgcagtcgtggactcattaaaagagcattaccggtaagtaatccggctttttacccttcgccacaacagcacccacatgagagactttcagagaaccaTCACCTGGGTAGGATTACTGTGCTAAGGACAGCTCTACCAAAAGCCaagtcagaagatgtagatagatcaatgGTTGTGGAAGGTgttgaccaagttgcggccttatatATTAAATCAATTGGCACGTCTGCTTTCTCCACCCAGGAGGATGCCATGGCTCGCGCAGTATGTGCTTTTACGCCCTCCGGAGGATTTTCGCCTTTTGACAAATAAGCCAAGcagatagcctctctgatccactGGGATAAGGTAGCTTTTGTGACTCCACGTCCCttcctgtggccctgaaaggacacaaacagccctactctgcctccaggccagagatctttctatataggtcaagatggctcttttagcatCTAAGGTATGGAACTTTTGTTCCTCTGGAGTTATTGGAGTATCAAAGAAGAAAGGAAGATatatttcttgtgacctatgatAGCTAGACGCTACATTAggaaggtatgaggggtctggtttaagGATTACCCGATCTTGGAATACTAACAGGAAGGGTGGGTCTATGGAGAGAGCCTGGATGTCACTGacccttctagccgatgttaaagCTACTAACAGAGCTACCTTATATGTCAAGATATTTAATGGAATAGAATCTAGCGGTTCAAATGGAGAATTAGTTAAAGCATCGAGGACTAGGTTTAAATCCCAAGGTGGAAAACGTGGCATGTGGACCGGATTACTACGCTCACATGCCCTGATGAATCTTGCGACCCATCTATCTCCCGCTATATTGCACCCATACtgggcccccaaggctgaaacctgtACTTTTAAGGTGTTTACTGATAACCCCAGTTCTcgacctttctgtaaaaattctGGGATGGCCAAGATGGGAGCTTGTCTAGTGAAAGGTTCCATATGAAAATTTAAGAATTTCTTCCACACTCTGCTGTATATTACCGTAGTAGATTTTTTTCTACTTAATAGTAGAGTGTTAACAAGGTTGTCAGAGAAGCCCTTTGAAGtcaatagctgcctctcaaattccacgccgtcaagtgtagCCCTTTCACTTGAGGGTGGAAGAATGGCCCATGAGATAGCAGCTTCGGGTCTGATGGTAGAATCCAAGGGTCACATAGTGACATGGCTCGGAGACAGAACCACAGTCTCttcggccagaagggtgcgataAGGATCACTCTTGCTttttccctcctgatcttcctgagcACTAGCGGAATTAGAGTCATCGGAGGAAAAGCATACGCTAGATCGAACTTCCAGGGATACTGGAGTGAGTCCAACATGTCCGGATGGTCTATTTTGTTCAGGGAGGCAAACATTTGAACTTGTCTGTTCTCTCTGGTGGCGAACAAGTCTATTTGTGGAGTACCCCATAATTTTACTATTTTTTTGAATATATGATTGTTGAGAGTCCACTCTCTTGTCGTAGCATGTTCAATTGAGAAAGTCTGCCTTTGTGTTTTCTATTCCTTTGATATGAAGGGCTGTTAGGGATGAAAGATGGGCTTCTGATAATTGAAAAATATCTGTTGCTACTGACAGTAGATCTTCCGACCGTGTACCCCCTTGAAGGTTCacgtatgccactgtggtggaattgtccgacaaGATTCTTACATGTGTTCCCTGAATCTTTGGAAGAAAACGATTTAAAGCATGATCAACCGCTTTTAactctttccaattggaagaacagTGTGACTCTGCAGGATTCCAGAGATCTTGCGATAAATAATCCCCCATATGGGCACCCCTTCCCGAGGGACTAGCGTCAGTGGTGATTGTTCTGGAAGGCTGTATTAATCCAAGGTACTCCTCTGGATAGGTGGCCTATATCTAACCACCAGGCTAGGGATTCTATTACATTTTGGGAAAGAGTTAATTTTCTTTCTAGATGACCCTCCCGAGATCTCTTGAACATATAAGATTTCATGTTGTAGGGGTCTAATATGAAACTGGGCCTATGGAACTGCTGGAATACACGAGGATAAGGGATCCAAGTAAAGACATAGCCTCTCTTAGTGACATCTTAGGATTTTTTCTTGCTAGTGTCACCTTCgataatatagtcaatttttttgaCTCTGGAAGGAAAcacctctgacttacggagtctagatgCAGTCCTAGGAAGGATTGGAAGGTTTCTGAAACCAATCTGGATTTTGTGAAATTGACGATCCATCCTAACTCCTGCAGGGATGAAATTGTATTAGATAGACGGTTCTCACACTGAGAGACAGATcttcctactactagaaaatcatctaggtagggtataatTAGAGTATCCTGTTGGCGCAGGtaagccatcacctctagcattacttTCGTGAATACACGAAGAGCCatcgaaagaccaaaaggcattgctGCATATTGGAAGTGAAGAATCTGTCCTGCCAGGTTGACTGCCACTCTCAGGTATCGTTGATGCTTGGTGTGAATGGGGAGATGGTAATAGGCGTCTTTTAAGTCTATTCCCGCCATCACACATCTAGGAAAAAAAAGTTTGATAGTGGAaccaatggattccattttaaaggtacggttatataaaaaataatttaatttttttagattAATAATGGTTCGGAATGAACCATCAGGTTTGGTGATcagaaataaaggggaataaaaccccctTCTTTTCTGATCTTTGGGAACCTCTATTAGAACTTTTTTAGATAGTAAGGACAGGATTTCTAATTCAAGAGCCTTTTGTTGTTCTGGCCTCCTAAGAGATGTTACTATAAATGAATCTGGAGGACTTCgttcaaattctaattttaatccggaTTCAATGATGTCAAGAATCCACTAGCTTGATGTTATAAGTTTCCCtctttggaaaaaaatttttagcctACCACCAACTTGAGGACTAGCGGTACTTGTTACGCCTTGCCCCAAAGGATCCAGTAAACAATGCACCTTTTTGTTTTGTGTCCTTTGACTCCCAACGATCTCTTTGGGTTTCGAATGTTTTATTCCTGAAAAAGGGTCGTCTTCTAAAGGTTCTCCTGTAGGAAGGAAGAGATTCAACCAACGTCTTgccaaaaaggaactcaccctggcacgggattgcacaaagttttgcttttgcctttgcgttTCCCTTCCAGCTTTTTAACcaaagtgctcgccgggctgtgttcaccaaACCGGCTGATCTGGCTGCTAAACGTAGGGAGTCTGCTGATGCGTCCACTAGAAATGCAACGGCTTTCTTAATTAGAGGGATTGCCGGCAGAATTTTTTCTCTGGGGATTTTACCTCTAATTTGCTCCTCCAACTGATCCACCCAAACTAGTAATGATCTGGCGGTACATGTACTAGAAATGGCGGGTTTGAATGCCCCCATGTTGGCCTCCCATGATCTTTTTAACATGCTTTCTGCCTTACGATCTAGAGGGTCCGGTAAAACCCCTGAATCTTCCACTGGCAGTACAGACTGTTTTGATGTAGATGCTACTGCAGcatccaccttagggattttagacCATGAATTTAGTTCGTCATCACTAAAAGGATAGCAtctcttagaggatgatggtaaaAAGCCTCGTAGGTTCTGCTTATCCCATTCCTTTTTAATCAACTCTTTTATAGTTGGGATTACCGGAAAGGTTCTACGTTTTTTCTGGGCCAACCCGGCAAACATTATGTCTTGTGCAGACTTACATCCTTTTGTATCAGGGCATCCCATCGTCtttctgacagattttattaaattatCTATGCTACCATCAGGGAGGCAAAGACAACCCTCATTTCCAGATGAACTTGATTGGGATCCTGGAGTGTCAGAGGATTTTTCCTGCGCATCATCTGAATCAGAGCTGGTCACTGGTGAAAGGGATCTATTTGGAAGGCATGTACTTGAACCACTGGTCTGCCCCAAGGGCTGCATTTCTTCCCGAATTATGGCTCTTACGTCCAAAGGTGTCATTACCCTTTCTTCCAGTAAGGTTAGACTAATGCAGTTGGGGCATAATCTCTTAGTTTATGAATCCGGGAGAAGCTGCGTGCATAGGGCACATTCTTTATGTTTGGACTTGTGCGTCCGTTTCTTAGTCTAAAAGAAGAGGGTAACATAGGATtagatcagcatataggaagaggatttttacactcacccagtgaagctgaaaggTACTGGTTCTGGAGGTGAAGACACCCGGGTCTTAGGTAGTTCATCCTTTCTACTCTGCTGCCTGCTTGTGGATCGCTGATCTTTAGGGCGACCACTGCTCTTTGCGCTGCCACTTCTAGCGCTTCCCTCCTTGCTGGGAGGACGCTGTGCTGCCGCTTGTAGGTGCGCTTCATCAGCCGGTGAAGCCATGATACACACACCGGCATTGTCGGGCGCCGCCATTTTTAAATTTGGTGCcacgtctcctgcctccccggacccaccCGGAAGTACTCCGGCTACTTCCGGGTCAAACGCGCCGCTCTACTTACCGCGTGGCCACCGCTGCAAGATTTGAAAGGCTGGGGCAGCCGCAGCAGCGTGTGCTCGTCCTCATGGAACCGGAATGCCCACCCCGGACCATAGATTGAccgacagacgaggggggaggctgcaagcaggggctcccccatcACTGCATCTGGCGCCGCAGCCCCTGCTGCTCCCTCAGAGACCACACAGGCGGATGCTTTTGGCCCAGGAATCCTGTTCTTACTGCAGGTATTGtgggattcctataggaacaggaaacctaaactgaggaggagagggggaccacctccttttattctgtaggtttcctgttcctatgggcggatcccctctctcatgtgggtgctgtcgtggcgaaggtaaAAAGGTGCTATTGCATATGtgcagaaaaaatatataataaccaTATGGCTACAAAAATGAAGTGGCGTGTGTGTTTAGTCACTCATAATAGCAAAAAAGTTCATAAGGTGACAACTATTGCGTTTACAAAGAAAATGATAATACAAAATTTATAGCTGTAATATTGTTAAATACCTAAGTGGCAAAGGATCTGTAAGCATTGTAGGAATGTAAATGAACAGGGTACTGCACCTGAACAGATGTGAGGACATTCAGGTACTGTGTAATTGTGATGCAATGTGCATAAAAGGAGGACTGAATGGTTAGCCTTCAATAGGCAGACAAAAAAAATGCAGGTAGGAAAAGACTAAAGAGTGTCAGCATGTAAATCCTGTACCTGATGGTGGACTGCTCAGACAGGAAACACATCCAGTGTAAGCAAATAATAAGCATTGTTAAAAATCATTGGCATTTAAGTTCAGAAGGATTCACAATTAGCCTGAAAGCCCCCTCTATTGTGTATGCAAAAGCACCTAATCTGAAGACATGTCTCTCAATGAtggttttagcaccaggagcttatcattgctgaaGCACACAAGGTCTGGTAGTCCAACTccgccccttctgtgataagcagctcactgtctatagctgtGTACACAGAGCCTGGTGTAGGCgggattagctttctcagctctgtcgcattgctaaatctaaaaactgatTGTTTCACAACTGCTGCTCCAAGTGAACTATAGtgcgtacggaaagtattcagacccctttaaatttttcactctttgttttattgcagccatttgataaattctaaaaagttattttttttctcattaaccccttcccgacctgtgaccccacgaaggcgtcatgaaagtcggtgcctatccgacctgtgacgcctatgtggcgtcatggagggatcgcgtccctgcagattgggtgaaagggttaactccaatttcacccgatctgcagggacagggggagtggtactttagcccagggaggtggctttgcccccacgtggctacgatcgctctgattggctgtggcactttaaacagccaatcagtgcaatttgtaatatttcacctatgaaatttggtgaaatattacattccagccatggccgatgctgcaatatcatcggccatggctggagaccgcgatctgacaccccccccccccccaccgactgacagcggcgatctgccgccgctgtcagtctttcctcccctccgttctgtgctccgctgccctccgCTGCTTTCCTCTCCCCTCCGGTGCCCCCCCCACTGTCCGACCCACCCCCCGTACCGCTGGCgaccctcccggtgtccatccggcatcttcgatgggtgccgccatcttccaaaatggcgggcgcatgtgcagtgcacccgccgaatctgccggccggcagattcgttacaggtacattttgatcactgtgataggttatatcacagtgatcaaaataaaaaaaatagtaaataaagccccccttatcacccccataggtaggaaaaataatgaaataaataaaatatatatatttttatttttctgctagggttagagctagggttagggctagggttagggttagtgctaaggttagggttagagctagggttagggttgcagttagggttagaattaggctatgtgcacacggtgcggatttggccgctgtggattcgtggctgttttccatcacgtttacagtaccatgtaaacctatggaaaaccaaatccgctgtgcccatggtgcggaaaataccgtgcggaaacgctgcgttgtattttccgcaacatgtcaattctttgtgcggattccgcaacgttttacacctgttcctcaatagggatccgcaggtgaaatccgcacaaaaaacactggaaatctgcagtaaatccgcaagtaaaacgcagtgcgttttacctgt
Encoded here:
- the MTHFS gene encoding 5-formyltetrahydrofolate cyclo-ligase isoform X2, with the translated sequence MADEVQTGDIIRDIFHQGKLCFIPRYQPRSTHMDMVRLSSMEEINLLPVTTWNIRQPGQEDYREEALTTGGLDLVLVPGLGFDSEGHRLGRGKGYYDTFLERYSRHLSDKPHTIALAFQEQICDSIPVTEYDFAIDEVLSAGDLEMLKK
- the MTHFS gene encoding 5-formyltetrahydrofolate cyclo-ligase isoform X1, translating into MASIQAAKRALRAQLKQKLAALSELEKLEQSQAVTRKLLSHHRYQTAQRIAVFLNMADEVQTGDIIRDIFHQGKLCFIPRYQPRSTHMDMVRLSSMEEINLLPVTTWNIRQPGQEDYREEALTTGGLDLVLVPGLGFDSEGHRLGRGKGYYDTFLERYSRHLSDKPHTIALAFQEQICDSIPVTEYDFAIDEVLSAGDLEMLKK